The following proteins come from a genomic window of Malus domestica chromosome 02, GDT2T_hap1:
- the LOC103452997 gene encoding pseudo histidine-containing phosphotransfer protein 1-like produces MLPEQELVVGISTYSLTLKDDDDIGYLCFSRERPPYDTNRLDKFLHQLKGSSASVGANKAWIETNEMREAFKSEHVERTKSQFQLVKRAHETLKVKMETYFHLLREAGPADAAHPPK; encoded by the exons ATGTTACCAGAACAAGAGTTAGTAGTTGGTATTTCTACTTACAGTTTGACATTGAAAGATGATGATGACATCGGTTACCTATGTTTTAGTAGGGAGAGACCCCCGTACGACACCAACAGACTTGATAAGTTTCTCCATCAGCTCAAAGGTAGCAGCGCCAG CGTTGGAGCTAACAAAGCGTGGATTGAGACCAACGAGATGAGGGAGGCTTTCAAGTCCGAACACGTTGAAAG GACCAAGAGTCAGTTCCAGCTGGTTAAGAGGGCGCACGAGACTCTCAAAGTGAAAATGGAAACCTACTTTCATCTTCTGCGAGAAGCTGGACCTGCAGATGCTGCTCATCCCCCAAAGTAA
- the LOC103453005 gene encoding putative ABC transporter B family member 8 yields the protein MSKMNSPEKNDENMVAEKGDESSKGGNSVLKIFRYADWVDVVLMVLGTVGAIGDGMSTNCLLVFVSRLMNNLGYGQTQQNNHGTNWMDEVERCSLDFVYLGLAVMLVAHLEGYCWSKTSERQVLKIRYKYLEAVLRQEVGFFDSQEATTSEVINTISKDTFLIQEVLSEKVPTFVMHSSVFVSGLAFSTYLSWRLALVAFPTLLLLIIPGMIYGKYLMYLSKNSYKEYGEANIIIGQALSSIKTVYSFTAERRIVDRYSAILERTSRLGIKQGIAKGLAVGSTGLSFAIWGFLAWYGSHLVMFKGESGGRIYAAGISFVLSGLSLGMALPDLRYFTEAAVAATRIFDRIDRKPLIGGEDTKGVVLDNIRGELEFIDVKFTYPSRPDSMVLKDFNLKVEAGKTIALVGASGSGKSTAIALLQRFYDADDGVVRVDGIDIRTLQLNWIRSKMGLVSQEHALFGTSIRENIMFGKLDANMDEVTAAAMAANAHNFIRQLPEGYETKIGERGALLSGGQKQRIAIARAIIKNPVILLLDEATSALDSESEALVQNALDQASMGRTTMVVAHKLSTVRNADLIAAVSGGCINEIGSHNDLINRQNGHYANLAKLQRQLSSFDNVEQERISVSSVTRSSAGRLSTARSSPASAFAKSPLSNETPQLVSHPPTSFYRLLSLNSPEWKQGLIGSLSAIAFGSVQPVYALTIGGMISAFFLPNHDEMCARIRTYSLTFCALSLISMTLNLFQHYNFAYMGEQLTKRIRLQMLQKILTFETAWFDEEQNSSGALCSRLSNEASMVKSLVADRVSLLVQTTSAVTIAMIMGLVVAWKLALVMIAVQPLTILCFYTKKVLLSSISANFIKAQNHSTQIAVESVYNHRIVTSYGSVGKVLQLFDEAQEAPRKEARKKAWLAGLGMGSAQCLTFMSWALDFWYGGTLVEKGQISAGDVFKTFFILVSTGKVIAEAGSMTSDLAKGSTAVASVFEILDRHSLISGSHNVGDGDSNNGNWIQLEKVTGRIELKKVDFAYPSRPETLVLCQFSLEAQAGSSFGLVGTSGCGKSTVIGLIQRFYDVGRGSVKVDGVDIRELDIQWYRRHTALVSQEPVIYSGTIRDNIMFGKLDTPENEVAEAARAANAHEFISSLKDGYVTECGERGVQLSGGQKQRIAIARAILRNPTILLLDEATSALDLQSEQLVQEALDRIMVGRTTIVVAHRLNTIKNLDMIAVVGDGKVVEKGTYAQLQQKRGAFFNLATC from the exons atgAGTAAAATGAACTCTCCTGAGAAGAATGATGAGAATATGGTAGCTGAGAAAGGAGATGAGAGCAGCAAAGGAGGAAATTCAGTATTGAAAATATTCAGATATGCTGATTGGGTTGATGTGGTGCTGATGGTGCTGGGTACAGTGGGAGCAATAGGAGATGGGATGTCTACTAATTGCTTGCTGGTGTTCGTTAGCCGTCTTATGAACAACTTGGGATATGGTCAGACCCAGCAGAACAATCATGGGACTAATTGGATGGACGAAGTTGAAAGG TGCAGCTTGGACTTTGTATACTTGGGATTAGCAGTAATGCTGGTGGCTCATTTGG AGGGTTATTGTTGGAGCAAAACCAGTGAGAGGCAGGTGCTGAAGATTCGTTACAAGTACTTGGAAGCTGTTCTAAGGCAGGAAGTTGGGTTTTTCGATTCACAAGAAGCCACTACGTCGGAGGTCATCAATACTATATCAAAAGACACTTTTCTCATACAAGAAGTTCTAAGTGAAAAG GTGCCAACATTCGTTATGCACTCCTCCGTTTTTGTTTCTGGCCTGGCCTTCTCCACCTACTTGTCATGGAGACTGGCCTTGGTAGCATTCCCCACACTACTTCTTCTAATCATACCAGGAATGATCTATGGGAAGTACCTCATGTACTTATCTAAAAACTCGTACAAAGAGTACGGAGAAGCAAACATAATAATAGGGCAAGCATTGAGCTCCATTAAAACTGTTTATTCGTTCACTGCCGAGAGGAGAATTGTGGACAGATATTCAGCAATACTGGAGAGGACAAGCAGGCTGGGGATAAAGCAAGGCATTGCAAAAGGGTTGGCTGTTGGAAGCACAGGACTTTCTTTTGCGATATGGGGATTTCTTGCTTGGTATGGGAGCCATTTGGTCATGTTTAAAGGTGAAAGTGGTGGGAGGATTTATGCGGCGGGCATCTCTTTCGTATTGAGTGGACT ATCCTTGGGAATGGCACTTCCAGATTTGAGGTACTTCACAGAAGCTGCTGTTGCCGCCACCCGAATATTTGACAGGATTGACCGGAAACCCTTGATTGGTGGTGAAGACACCAAAGGAGTTGTGCTAGACAACATTAGAGGCGAGCTAGAATTCATTGATGTCAAGTTCACATATCCTTCTCGTCCTGATTCCATGGTTCTCAAAGATTTCAACCTCAAAGTTGAAGCCGGGAAGACCATTGCTCTTGTAGGTGCAAGTGGAAGTGGAAAATCCACAGCAATTGCGTTGCTGCAACGCTTTTATGACGCGGATGATGGCGTTGTTCGGGTTGATGGCATTGATATAAGGACGCTTCAGTTGAATTGGATAAGATCCAAGATGGGACTTGTGAGCCAAGAACATGCATTGTTTGGGACATCGATAAGGGAAAATATTATGTTTGGTAAGCTTGATGCTAATATGGATGAAGTCACAGCTGCAGCTATGGCTGCCAATGCTCATAATTTCATAAGGCAACTGCCAGAAGGGTATGAGACCAAG ATTGGAGAGAGAGGAGCACTTTTATCTGGTGGACAAAAGCAGCGGATAGCCATTGCTAGAGCAATCATTAAGAACCCTGTGATTCTACTACTTGATGAAGCAACAAGTGCTCTTGACTCTGAATCAGAGGCTTTGGTCCAAAATGCTCTTGATCAAGCCTCCATGGGAAGAACCACAATG GTTGTTGCACACAAGCTTTCCACAGTCCGAAATGCAGACCTAATTGCAGCGGTGAGTGGCGGTTGCATCAACGAAATAGGGTCCCACAACGACCTCATCAACCGCCAAAACGGGCACTATGCAAATCTAGCAAAGCTGCAGAGGCAGCTCAGTAGTTTTGACAACGTTGAGCAAGAACGAATTTCGGTGTCTTCAGTCACTAGAAGCAGCGCTGGCAGGCTAAGCACGGCAAGATCAAGCCCTGCATCAGCGTTTGCAAAATCGCCATTATCTAATGAGACTCCACAACTTGTGTCACATCCTCCGACTTCTTTTTACCGGCTTCTCTCTTTAAATTCCCCAGAATGGAAGCAAGGCCTAATCGGAAGCCTCTCTGCCATAGCGTTCGGGTCAGTTCAACCTGTCTATGCCTTAACCATAGGTGGAATGATATCAGCTTTCTTTCTGCCAAACCACGACGAAATGTGTGCTCGAATTCGCACATACTCCTTGACTTTCTGTGCACTTTCCTTAATTTCCATGACTTTGAATCTCTTCCAACACTACAATTTTGCTTACATGGGTGAGCAGCTCACGAAAAGAATCCGATTACAAATGCTTCAAAAGATCTTGACCTTTGAAACGGCTTGGTTTGATGAGGAGCAGAACTCGAGTGGGGCATTGTGTTCGAGATTGAGCAATGAGGCTTCCATGGTTAAGTCCCTCGTGGCAGACAGGGTGTCCTTATTAGTCCAAACCACTTCAGCTGTCACAATAGCCATGATCATGGGGCTAGTCGTGGCATGGAAGCTAGCACTCGTTATGATCGCGGTCCAACCACTCACGATCCTTTGCTTTTACACTAAGAAAGTCCTGCTCTCTAGCATATCAGCCAACTTCATCAAAGCACAAAACCACAGCACTCAAATTGCAGTCGAATCAGTGTATAACCACAGAATTGTGACATCATACGGAAGCGTGGGAAAAGTACTTCAACTGTTCGATGAGGCTCAGGAGGCACCGCGGAAAGAAGCACGGAAGAAGGCATGGCTAGCTGGGCTTGGAATGGGATCGGCTCAGTGCCTAACATTTATGTCATGGGCATTGGACTTCTGGTATGGTGGTACATTGGTAGAAAAAGGGCAAATATCAGCTGGGGATgtgttcaaaacatttttcatattGGTTAGCACTGGTAAAGTTATAGCTGAAGCTGGAAGCATGACTTCGGATTTGGCCAAGGGTTCGACTGCAGTTGCATCCGTGTTTGAGATTCTTGACCGGCATTCACTAATTTCGGGCTCTCATAAT GTTGGGGATGGAGATAGCAATAATGGAAACTGGATCCAGTTAGAGAAAGTGACTGGAAGGATTGAATTGAAGAAGGTTGATTTTGCATACCCTAGCAGGCCAGAGACATTAGTGCTGTGCCAATTTAGCTTGGAGGCTCAAGCAGGCTCAAGCTTTGGACTTGTCGGGACAAGTGGGTGTGGAAAATCAACTGTGATTGGCTTGATACAAAGATTTTATGATGTAGGGAGGGGATCAGTGAAGGTGGATGGGGTTGACATAAGGGAACTAGATATTCAATGGTACCGGAGGCACACGGCCCTTGTTAGCCAAGAGCCGGTGATATATTCCGGTACCATTCGGGACAACATCATGTTCGGGAAGCTTGACACTCCAGAAAATGAGGTTGCAGAGGCTGCGAGGGCCGCCAATGCTCACGAATTTATCTC GTCACTGAAAGACGGGTACGTCACTGAGTGCGGCGAAAGAGGGGTGCAGCTATCAGGAGGGCAAAAGCAAAGGATAGCAATTGCAAGAGCAATACTTAGGAATCCAACAATATTGTTGCTAGATGAGGCAACAAGTGCACTTGATCTGCAATCAGAGCAGCTTGTGCAGGAAGCATTGGATCGCATTATGGTTGGAAGGACAACAATTGTGGTAGCACACAGGCTCAACACCATCAAAAACCTAGATATGATTGCAGTTGTTGGAGATGGGAAGGTGGTGGAAAAAGGCACTTATGCTCAGCTCCAGCAAAAGCGTGGTGCCTTTTTTAACCTTGCCACGTGTTAG